Part of the Chrysiogenes arsenatis DSM 11915 genome, CGGCTCGAAGAGCACCTGAGCAAGTCGCGCATCCGTTTTGAAGTCGGCGAAGTGGAAAAAACGGTTCTCTTGCAAAGTGAAATGGCACTCAGCCAAGGGCGTGCCGATTATCAGGCCAGCCTGAATACGTTACATCTGCTTGAAGTTCGCCTTGGCAATATCGTCGGCATTGCTAGCGATATTACGTTAGTTGGCGAAATTCCGCAGCCCGCCACTTTACCCGAAACGATTGATGATCTGTTGCGTCTAGCAAACGAGCACCGCGACGATCTGAAAGCCGAGCAGGCGATGCTTGACTTCACCAACGAAGATCTGCGCGTACAAGTCAGCAAATATCTCCCGACAGTACGAGCGGGGGTTGATTACCGCAACAATACCATTGATGGGGTCGGCCAGCGTGCCGGCACCAGTGAAGGTGACGACATTACCTTTATGCTGAACCTTGAGTTGCCTATTTTTGAAGGGGGAACGCGCGTCGCCGATTACCGCGAAGCGAAATACAATATCATCGAGCGTTCTCACCGCATTTTGCAGCTCAAAGAGCAGATCCGTTTTGACGTCCACCAGTCCGTTTATACGCTCGATACCTTGTCGCACCGCCTGCGCGAAGCACAAAGCCGCATTACGTTAGCCGAAGAAAACTTACGCATGGTACGCCTGCAGTTTGAAGTTGGCGAAGCGACGAACCTTGATCTGCTCGACGCCATCGTAAACCTGAAAAACAGTGAACTTGACCTTGTCATCAACGAATTTGATCAGCGTAAAAATCAGTTTATTCTGATGCAAGCGATTGGCACTATTGGAGCTGAACTGATCCCATGAAAATTCACGTTCTCCCCGATGAAGTCATCAATCAGATTGCAGCGGGGGAAGTTGTTGAGCGTCCGTTAAACATTGTCAAAGAATTGGTGGAAAACTCGCTCGACGCCGGAGCAACCGATATTGACGTTGCAATCTGGCAGGGTGGAAAAAGCCGTATCCGTGTGATAGATAACGGATGCGGCATGGCGAAACACGATCTCCTTTTGAGTGTTGAACGGCACGCTACCAGCAAGATTTCCGTTTTTGACGACCTCTCTCGACTCGGTACGATGGGCTTTCGCGGTGAAGCCCTGCCGAGCATTGCCTCTGTCAGTCGCTCAACCCTCACCTCGCGTGAGCCACACAGCGATTCGGGCTATACCTTGCATATTCACGGCGGCAAAATCATCCAACTCGCCGAAGTGGCCGCCAATCCCGGCACAACAGTCGAAATTGCTGCGCTGTTTTTCAACATTCCGGCGCGCAAAAAATTCCTCCGCACAACATCAACCGAACAACAACTGATTGCCTATGCGCTGGAAGCCTTTGCACTGGCACATCCAACCGTGGCATTCCGTTTTGAAGTGGACGATGCTCCCAGCTTGCTCTTTCCCATTGCTAGCGAAACGCAACGCATTCAGCAAGTGTTAGGGCGGGAAAATGCGCGCAACCTAGCTTTTGGCGAAGCGCACAGCGAACATGGATCGGCGCGGGGGTATTTTTCGCGCCCCGATAGCACCCGTTCACGACGCGACTTACTCTATTGTTTTGTCAACCGCCGCATCGTAAAAGATAAGCTGCTCAGCACCCTACTGATGCGCTGCTACGAACCGTACATCCCAAAAGGGCGTTTTCCCTTCGGAGCGCTGTATATTGATATTGATCCGGCACTCGTCGATGTCAACGTGCATCCAACAAAAACCGAAGTCCGATTTTTCAATATTTCTGCCATCGAAGCACTCTTGCAAGAAGCCTTTCGTACTGCGCTTGCGGGGAGCGAACAACAGCCCCTACACCCTGCGCTGCCATCGACTTCAGTATCAACTCCCGCTCCCCACAGCATGGAACCAACGCCCACCCGGACGGTGCCAACAAGAACTGCGCATCAACCTCTGCACCGTGAGCACACTGTGCCTGTTGCAACAACACCAGATCGCGTGGCACACCGCGAACACCTCTACCAGACCGCACCAGTAATAGACACACCATCACCCATACAAGAAACCATTGGCGATGCTGAACAACTGACGATTTACGGACAATTCGCCGATTCGTTTGTCATTGCAGAATATTGCGACGAGTTGATCCTCGTCGACCAACACGCCGCCATGGAACGGATTAACGTCGAAGAGCTGGAAAACCGTTATGCAGAAGAAACCATCCCAGCACAACCACTGTTATTCCCGCACCGTTTGCCACTATCAGCCGCACAACAGCGGAGTTTAGCTGGCCACCAAACGTTGCTTGGTCAACTCGGTTTTACAGTTGAAGTGATCGAAGATACCGCATGCCTGATTGCCGCTCCAGTTGGTATCCCGTCAGAACAGGCCATTGATACGGTTGTCGAGCTCTGCGATTTACTCGGCAAGAGTAAAGGGCACAGCGAAACCTCCTTGGCAGAATTTCGCGCACACGCCTTGCGCACGATGGCGTGCCACCGCAGTATCAAGGCAGGAAAAACCCTTTCGCACCAGCAAATGCACGAATTACTGCAACGCCTTTTCCAGTGCCGCTTTCCCTACACCTGCCCACACGGTCGGCCTATTATTCTGCGCTATTCACGGGAGCGGTTATGTCACGAATTCCTCCGGTCATAGCCCTCATCGGGGCAACGGCAGTTGGTAAAACCAACCTTGCGATAGCCTTAGCCAGAGCTATCGGCGGTGAAATTATCGGCTGTGATAGTCGTCAGGTTTACCGTTCCCTTGATATTGGAACCGGCAAACCGAGTGCCGCTGAACTCGATGGCGTCACGCACCATATGCTCGATGTTGCTGGGCCGAACGAGCACTATACGGCGCAACAGTATATCGATACGGTACGCCCGTTGCTAGCTTCGCTTCAAACACAACAGATTCCCGCCATCATTACCGTTGGCACGGGAATGTATTACGAAGCACTCATCTATGGGCTGCTGACCGCTCCGGCCGTTGATGATGAAACCAGTGTCACCGCGCGCGCGCACGTGGCCGCCGATAGCAGCGCCGTATATGCGCTCATTCAACAGCATGACCCCGCGAGCGCCGCTCGTATTGCGAGCAATGATCCCGCGCGGATTACCCGCTGGTTAGAGGTTTTTCTGGCAACCGGGCAGCCGATGGAGGCGTTTTTTTCTGCACCGCGCACACCACTTCTGCCGGTCACCGAGTTTCGACTTGAACGCCCCCGCCCTGAATTATATGCCCGAATCAATCAGCGAGTAACACTTATGGCGCAAAGCGGTTTGCTCGAAGAGGTCAAACACGCGATTGAAATCGGATACGATTTTGAGCGGGTAAAGGTTGTAGGATACACAGAATTACTCCCCGTTCTCGCTGGCGAACTACCGCTGGAAAAAGGGGTTGAAAAGATTCAACTCCATTCGCGGCGTTATGCCAAACGGCAATGCACATGGTTTCGTAATCGACTCGGAGGCGAGGTGCTCGACCTTGCCTCCGAAAACACAGCGCAACTCATCGCGGCCATTCTTGCACACCTCAAGAAAACTCCTTGAAAGCAAAGACGATTGCTTTTAAGATGCAAACAGTATTTGTTTTGTTATCTTTTTTTATTATCCCGTCGCTCCCGTCGGCGAACATTTTTTTGGGGGGTTTATGAGCAAAGGAATCAATCTTCAGGACGCTTTTTTGTTCGTTGCACGTCGCGACCGCGTACCCGTAACGATCTACCTGACGAATGGCGTGCGTATGACTGGCAGCATCGATTCGTATGATAGCTACATCATTATGCTCAAAGCTGACGATGGCATAAAAATGATTTATAAACACGCCATCAGTACCATTTGCCCGATGCGCCCCATGAGTATTCAGGACGCCAAACATGTTCCGGCGAAAAGCTGACCTGAAGAGTATGTATTCCGTCACTGGTGCTATCCGGCGATCTGTATGCGCATAACCGTCCTTGCCAGCGGATCAAAAGGGAATGCGGCCTTAGTGGAAACTGATTCGACCCGTGTGCTGATTGACGCTGGCTTGACGATGAAAGGGATTGAGCAGCGCCTAGAATCTATCGGCGTTGCTGCCAGTTCATTAAATGCGGTGGTACTTACCCACGAACATACCGATCACGTGCGCGGGATCGGCCCGCTTGCGAGGCGCTACCGGATCCCCGTCTATGCGACCGAAGGGACATTTTCGAGTGCTTTCGGGCTGACTGGGGATATCCCTTTAGCTCATGTGGTGCATAACGATGGCTCGCTGGGAATTGGCGATATTGGCGTAGACTTATTCAGTATTTCGCATGACGCCGCCGACCCCGTCGGGTTCCGCTTTACAGCAGATGGCCATTCGCTCTGCTACGTGACCGATACGGGGATATATACGAGCTTGATTCGCGAATATGCGCGTGATTGTCACGGCATTGTGATTGAGTCAAATCATGACGAAGAGATGCTGATGGAGGGGAAATACCCTTGGGCGCTCAAACAGCGCGTCCGTTCGCGCTTTGGGCATGTATCTAATCGTGAAGCAAGCCTGTTTTTGCAAGAAGTGTGGCAACCGGCGCTCCGTTTTGTTGTCCTTGCACACTTGAGTGCAGAAAACAACAGCCCCGCAGCAGCCTATACGCAAAATGCGCAAGTGCTCCAACATCTTGGCGGACACAACACCCGACTGTATGCCACACGGCAAGATGCCGTCGGCAGCACACTCTGGGTTTCGTAATATGGGTTTAGAGAAATTTGTAGGAGGCAACCATGAGCATGCAGGATAAAAAAGGGATTCTCCTCGAAAGCGGCACCAACGAACTGGAAATCATTGAATTTCAGATCAATAAAACACAGCCAGATGGTTCGATTAAAGTTGGACACTACGGCATTAACGTGGCGAAAGTGCGGGAAATCATTAAACCGCCACAAACCACCGATTACCCGAATGCCCACCCGTGCATATCTGGGATCTTCAACTTACGCGGCAAGCTCATCCCCTTGCTTGATCTCGCCCAATGGCTCGGCATCCCCTCCAACACTCCCGCAGCCGACAAGCGCGTGATTGTCACCGAGTTTAATCAGCTTTTTAATGGCTTTATGGTTGATAACGTCACCCGTATTTATCGCATGTCGTGGGAAAGCGTCGAAGCGCCATCGCAGTTTATGGAAACCGGCAATGACTGTGTGGTGGCCGTTGTCCGGTTGGAGAATCGCTTGGTGATGCTACTCGACTTTGAAAAAATCATCGCTGATGTCAACCCTGAAGCGAATAAGTACGATTTTGCCGAAGATACGCATGTCGGCCACGACGCCTCCACGATGGAACGGCGCGGACAACACACCGTCATGCTGGTGGACGACTCTTCCTTTATCCGCCGTATGCTAAATGAAACACTCCGTTCCGCTGGCTATCTTACCGTTACGGCTCAAAACGGCCTAGAAGCGCTTGAGCTTTTGCAGGACGAAGAAAACGCTTTGGTTGATTTACTCGTTACGGATATTGAAATGCCCGCAATGGACGGCTTCCATCTCATTAAACGGTTGCGCGAACAAGATAAATTCCGCGCGCTACCGATTATTGTTTTCTCTTCGATTATCAGTCCGGAAAATGCACGGAAAGCCGACGCAGTTGGTGCGAATGAAGCTATTACAAAACCTGAACTGAGTAAGCTCGTACAACGGGTCGACAGTTACCTCGGAATTTAGGTATGGGGCAATTTACCGACGAAGCCGCTGCACTGCACAACCTTGGAGTGTTGGCGCAGCGGTGGGGTATCGCCTTAGACGATCCATTCCTCGTCGATTTACGGCACAGAGCACTCACGTCATACGATGGCGATTTGTTCCTGAATAATCTGGAACGGCTGGTTGCCTCCCATCCTGATCGCTTTGACTCGCCACAGGTTCCTTATTTTCACGGTCGTTCGTTTGAAGCGCTCACCGCGCTGCTTTCCTCCAGTATTTTTATCCCAAAACTCATGCAGCGACACCCTGAATATATCGATATTGTTTTGGGTCGTCCGCGCCCCTATCCACGCCAACACCGCTATGAACAGCGCGATTTCTTGCGACTTGAATCCGAGATGGAAGGGATGGATGAAAGTGACTTCATGCAGCTCCTCCGTGGCTATCGCAACCAGAAAATGATCGAAATCGCCCTGCGGGAATTGCAAGGTGCTGATTCGCTGGAAGTGCTACTCGGCGATATTTCCATGCTGGCTGAAATTACGCTAGAACTTGCCTATCGTTACGGCTGGAAAAGTCTGGTTGCACTCTATGGCGAGCCGCACTACCTCGATTACCACGGCAAGAGTTTTCCCGCGAGTTTTGCCGTGATCGGGCTGGGAAAACTGGGCGGCACAGAACTGAATTACAGTTCCGATGTTGATATCATCTATCTGTACGATTCCTGCTATCAAGGAACGACCACCGGCGGCAAGCGCAAACCCATCGAAACGCACCAGTTTTTCGTCAACCTTTCCAAACTCATCACCCGTTATTTGGGCAATGTGACCGAAGACGGCTTTGTGTTCCGCGTTGATCTGCGTCTTCGCCCTGATGGTGACACTGGCGAAATCTGCCTTGGCCTGCAAAGCTACGAAAACTACTACGGTACCATCGGGCAAACATGGGAACGGAGTATGTTGATTAAAGCACGCTGCGTTGCGGGGTGCGACCAGCTTGTGACGCAATTTCGCACGATGGTGCGCCCGTTTGTGTTCCGCAAATACATGGATGAGAGTTCGATTTTAGCTATCCGCGAACTTAAAGAAAAAATCGATACAAAAGTACGCAAAAACCTCCATACCAATGTCAAACTCGGGCGCGGTGGTATTCGTGAAATCGAATTTTTCCTCTCCATCATTCAACTCCTGTATGGCGGAAAAGAACCGCGTTTGCGCCATCATTCCACCTTACGCTGTCTGGATATTTTTACCGAGTTGCACTACATCGAACGGCACGAAGCCGACGAACTCTGGCAATGCTACGAGTTTTTGCGCCGAGTTGAACACCGCATCCAGATGCACGACCAGCGGCAAAGCCATACCTTGCCCGACGATGAGGCATCGCAAGTACGCATCGCACGGCAAATGGGATTTGAAAGGCTCGCCGATTTTCTTGCCGAGCTGCAACGGATTATGGAGCGAGTGCACCAGCGATTTGCCACGCTTTTCCATTCTGACGACACCAATCACGAAGATACGCCGCTGGCGCAGGAAATCTTCTCCGGCAATTATTCGCGCGAAGAATTGGTGCCCATGCTGGCCGCTTTCGGTTTCGATAACCCACGTCAGGCTGCCAATAATGTCTATTCCATCTTGGAAAGATCACTCAAAATCAACACTGAATCACGCCGCTTGCGCGAAATATCCGGCACACTCCTCGAAAAACTCGTCGCTTCATCAGATGCCGACATGGCACTGACCCACTTTGAACGGTTCTATCACGCCGCTGCTGGGCGCGGCGGAGTACTCAAGCTTATTTATGATGTTCCTCAGGCACTTGATATTTTTATGCCCGTTTTCAGCGGCAGCCCGTATCTTTCCGCCCTCATCAACCGTCACCCGGAAATGGTTGATATTTTGGTGTCGCAACAGGAAAGCAGCCACTTGCCTACGCGCCACGAGTTGGAAGAGCGGATTGTCAAGCTCACCAGTCGTGCCGCAAGCGATATGGAACTTTTGCTCGACCAATTACGCTACTTCAAAATCACTGAATTTGTCCGTATTGCCTTTATGGAGCTCAGTGGCATTATCGACGTTTCCGCCTCCACTGCGGCACTTAGCCAGTTAGCTGATGTGATTGTCGACCGACTCTACCATGCACTGTACGCCGAGATGGTCATACGCTACGGCGAACCACGCACCGAAAGCGAAGCCCCATGCCCGTTTGCCATAGTCGGCCTCGGGAAACTCGGTGGTTGTGAACTTAACTACTCCAGCGATCTTGATTTGATTTTCCTTTACCAAGGGGCGGGACAAACAACTGGTGGAACACATGGCACCCTGCGGAATAATGAATTTTTCATCCGGCTTGTACAACGACTCATCAACGGACTCAGCGTCGCTACGACACACGGTGTCTGCTATAAAGTCGACGCCCGCCTACGCCCCAACGGCAATTCAGGCTCGCTTGTCACACCACTGGACGGCTTTATCAGTTACCACACTAACGCTCAAGCTATGACGTGGGAAAAGCAAATGTTGTTAAAAGCGCGGTTTATTTGTGGCGATGCCACACTCTATGCAACGTTTCAAAACTACCGCGATGAACACGTGCTCCTTGGTGCTTTTGGGGCGTCACAGTTCCGCGAAATTTACGACATGCGTCTGCGCATTGAACAGGAAAAAGGGAAAACCCGCGAGGGGTTTCACGATTATAAAGCTGGGCGCGGCGGCCTGATAGACATCGAATTCCTTTGTCAATGTGAACAGTTACACGGAGCGAGAGAAAATCCTTGGTTGCTTGAGATGACTCGTACCTTCGAAATAATTGATGCGCTCGCCGCGCTGCATGTGTGGGAAAAAGCGGATAGCGATAAAATCCGCGAACACTACCACTTTTTCCGTTCTTTAGAAAACATGCTGAAGATTTTTCAGGAAAACACCAGTTCGGCACTCGCCATGAACGGCGCAGCACATCACGCGCTCGCCGCCAGGATGGGATTTGGTAATAACGGTGGAGAGCGCTTTTTGAAGCACTACCGCACCGTTACTACCGAGACACGTGAGTTCTTTGAAAAGTATTTTGTGAAACTGATGGGAACATCGTAGAATACGAGCTAGCTAAAGATAAAGTGGTTTCCTAAGGGGTCTATTGCGATGCTCTCAACATTGGTAATGTTTTTTTCGGTCTCCATTGTTTTTTCATTTTTGTGTTCCTTGTGGGAGGCCGTCTTGTTAAGCATTTCGCCTTCCTATATGCAGGTAAAGTTGAATGAAGAGGGGAAAGTTGGCTCTATCTTAAAGGGATTCAAAGAGAATATTGATCGCCCTTTGGCGGCTATTTTGACGGTCAACACCATCGCGCATACGGCCGGAGCCATTGGTGTCGGTCAAGAAGCCACCAAAATATGGGCAGATAGCAGCCCCATCGTGACCGGCCTCGTGGTGCCAGCAGTTATGACAGCGGCAATCCTTATTCTTTCGGAAATTATCCCCAAGACAATTGGCGCCAACAACTGGAGGCTGTTGGCACCATTTACGGTACGCAGTCTAGATATTGTTATTAAAATTACTTTTCCTATTATCTGGGCTTGCCAACTGATCACACGAGTGTTTAATTCAAGCAAGGAAAAGAACGTGTTCAGCCGGACTGATTTTTTAGCAATGATCCAGATTGGTTCCAAAGAAGGTTCTTTGGACGAAGCGGAGAGCAAATTTATCCATAACCTTCTGCATTTCAGAAATTATAAAGTCAAAGATGTTATGACACCACGTACCGTAACCGTATCCGCTCCGCAAGACATGACAGCGCGAGCGTTTTATGACAGGCAAGACGAGCTTGTTTTCTCGCGCATTCCACTGAAGGAGAATCATGACCAAGAGACAATTGTGGGCTATATACTGAAAGACGAAGTGCTTGAGCACTTAATTGATGAACACACAGATAAAGAGTTACGCCATTTTAAACGGGACATCATCTCAGTTCCAGAAAATTACAGTATTTTTCAGCTCTTTAATGATTTCATCCACCAGCGCGAACACATTGCGCTGGTGATTGATGACTTTGGTGGAATGTCCGGCCTTGTGACCATGGAGGATGTTGTTGAAACTCTACTCGGTGCAGAGATTGTGGATGAAACCGATAAGATCGTCGATTTGCAGGATATGGCAAAAAAGCAATGGAAAAGCCGCTATAAAAAAATGACCGCCCAGCAGAATAAGGAAAAAGGAACTCCAGTGCCTCCTTCGGTTTCCGTGTAAAACGCAACCAAAGGAGAACACGGAAGCAACCAAACCTCGTGTACTTACAAAAAATCTAATAACGCACGGTTAAAGCTTGCTGAATCTTCCATATTGCAAATATGCCCAGTGGCCGGAATCGTAACGAGTTTGGCGCCGGGGATTTGTTTGGCCATATCCTCAGATGCGGATGGTGGAATGGCGTTATCTTCCGCACCACAAATCACCAAGGTTGGCACCGTAATCGTTGGGAGCAACGCACGACGATCAGGGCGGTCACGCATCGCCAAAAGGTTTTGCACCGTTCCCGACACACTCGCCCGCATCATGATGTCGTGATATAAGTGTTTCTCTAAATACTTATCTGTCTCTGACCCTAAAAGCTTGCGAATAAAAACATCCGCCGCCGCTTTCACGCCATTATGTCCCACTTGGTCAGCCAACTTTGTGCGCGATTCCTGTGCTTCTTCGCTGTCAGCTTCGGCGCGAGTAACAATCAACATCAGTTTTTCAAATAATTCCGGGCGCTGCGCATACAGCGCAAGCGTTACATACCCACCCATAGACATGCCACCAATGGCAGCTTTTTTGATCTGAAGATGGTCAAGCAACTCGCCAATCACCATGGCAAGCGAGTCTATCGAGCCAACTTCACTCGTAATATCAGAACGCCCAAACCCCGGCAAATCAACCGTTATGACAGAAAATCCAGCCTGCACCAGCGGGTCGATTTGTGGTCGCCACATAGCACTCGAAAGGGGAAAACCGTGAATTAACAACACCGAACGCGTACCCGTGCCGTGTAACTCGTAATACATTTTGCCGTGTCCGTTGACGAAAAACATGGCTTTCACCTCCAAAAAATAGTGTGACCTATGAAAACAATACCATATTTTACTGGCAAATGAAGAGAATTCGGGCGGGTTTATTACTCCTCATACCACAATTCGATTCAAGGGAATGTCAGCAACATCACACCGAAATATCATCTTGTTAAAATATTCTCCTTTTACTGTAGTTTCCTTCAGTTACATTACCGCTTCTTTCACAGTAAATTTTTACCGTGCTTGCGAGCATAGGTTTGCATCCTCCGGAGGAAACCATGGATTTCGAAAAATTTCTCGAGAAGATCACGCAGGCTAAAACACCCCGACAAGCACTCTCCGAAGCACAACAATACCTTTCCACTTGGGGCGTTGTCGGTATTGCCTATGCTGGTCGCCACATTCCACAGCCATTCCTTTACAGTGGGCGCGAACTTACCCGCTGGTCAGAGCGCTACTTAGATCAAGATTATATCAGCATTGACCCTGTAGTCATTGCTACCCGCCACTCTTTACTCCCTATCGAATGGTGTGCTTTTAAACCGCTGGACTGGTTTAATGATGCCCAACGCACACTCTTTGCGGAAGCCGCAGCTCACGGTCAAGAGAATGGTCTGCTCATACCATTCCGTGAAGAAGCTGGCGGCGTGGCCGTCGTAGCGTATTTTTTTGGCACCAACCCACCCGTCACCGACAGTGAGCGTAAGGCACTGTTGATAATGACGGCGTTATACCTTCATGAACGGGTAAAGGTTTCCCCCCTTGCTTCAACCATTGCAACCGCACAACATTCGTTAAGTCTTCGGGAAATGGAGTGTTTTGCGGGCGTTCAGGCAGGGCAGACGTATGCCCAAATAGGAAAAAAACTCGGCATTACTGAGCGAACCGTCACCTTCCATCTGCATAATGGTCGCGACAAACTGGGAGCGAGCACGGTTACTCATGCGATAACAATGGCGCTCCAACAAGGCTTACTGAGCAACAATGCTTCTCATAATTCATCAGAAAAGCCGCTACGAAGTGATGAAACAATTTTTCCATCCAAAAACAGTACTCTCTCCCCTACAGATCTCGCAATGACACAATGGAAAGTCTCGCAAATGAGCGAGATGATTTCTGCCATCGCTCACCATTGGCGCCAACCACTCACCGTGATCTCACTTTCCATTCAGAATATTCTCGAAGAGTACAAAGCAAATGAATTAACCGCCGCAAGCCTTGAAGAGATCTCAGCCATCGCTTTGGCGTCGGTGGGGAAAATGTCGCAAACTATTTTTGATCTTACTGCCCACAGTTACTTGCGTAGTGGACTTCACTCGACATGCGCCTTGCGGGAAACGATGGAAACCGTTTGTTTTCTGTATCCAGAACTTGAAGCGTTACAAATCGAAGTCACCGGATATTTTTTAAAGCAGCGTCCCAAACCCGTTCATTTGTGGCGAGCAGGCAACCGACGGCTCATGGTGAACTTACCTATGGCGGGTCTGCGTCAAGTCATCTTCAATCTTATTGCGAATGCGAGGGATGCGATTATCGCAAAGCGGCGTGTCACGGCTCACAATTTTGCGGGAGCAATACGAATCAAAATCAAAGTTATCAATGACTTCGTGGCCATTAGCGTGGAAGACAACGGTGGTGGCATTCAACATGGGGCATTGAAACGTATTTTTGAGCCATTTTTTACTACCAAAGAACGGTGTGTCGGGACGGGAATTATTTCGGGCTCAGGGTTGGGCTTGTACCAAGCAAAGCTCATAGTAGAAGCACAAGCTGGGGGGACCATTTACGCTAAAAACGGAACCAATGGGGCAGTGATCACCATAGCACTCCCCATAGCAGAGAATAGGCAATAAACAGAGTCAAAAAGTCACAGGGGGAGGTTAGGTTATGTGCATTTTGGGGAAGTTTAAAAAAATATTCGCTTTATCGCAGTCCATTGCGATGGTCTGCCTGATGGGACTATCTGCCTATGCGTGGGCAAACGACCAGCGTCGGGAAGTGGCCTTCATCGACGCTGGTATTGCCGATTATCAGACGCTGATGGAAGCAATACCGCCTACCACCGTGGTTTATCTACTGGACCCATCGCGCGATGGTGTGCAACAGATGGCAGACATTTTAGCGGAGCAAAATGCTTTGGACGCCATTCACATCCTGTCGCACGGCAGTGCTGGCGAAAAACAGATCGGCACGGCACGGCTCAATACGCACACACTTGAATATTATCACCATGATCTCAAACAGATCGGCCAGAGCCTGCAACCTGGTGGGGATATCTTGCTCTATGGATGTGAGGTGGCAAGCGGGGAAAGCGGAAGAAAATTTATTGATTTACTCTCAAAGCTTACAAAGGCCAATATTGCGGCCTCTACCAATAAAACTGGAGCAAGCGCCAAACATGGAGATTGGATGTTGGAAGCAGGCTCTAAAAACAGCTTAGCTCTGCAATTTGATCATTATCCACATACATTGCAAATACCATCAGATGGCCTCTACACGTTCGCTAATGCCAATCAGAATCCTGATGGTACTGTTTCAACCGCAGATGATTTTTTTATTGTTGATAGATTGGATGGCAGTGGTGCGAGCAAAGCTACCCAAGCTGACGAATTTGGCGCCTATATTGAGGATGAAACGGAGTCGACTACAACGTATACCTCGTATTTAGAAGTCAGAGTTGCGCTGACTGGAAGTTTCTACCTAACGAATGCAACTATAGGCGAGTATAACCAAGATGGTACTTCTCCGCACAATAACTTCACAAGTGTATACCTCGCTGGTTATGCCAATGGTGTAAGAGTATGTGAAACTACACCAATCAGCAGCATTGGAGCTTACGAAACAGCATATACCATCGACTACTCTCCTTGCTTTAATACACTCATGGACAGCTTTAGAGCGTATTACACGATGAGTGTAGGTGACCGGCAGGACAATTTTAATCTTATTGATTTTACATTATCCGGCGCTTCGACAAATTCCGTGAGTGACACCACTCCCCCTACCTTCGCCATTGCCCCCGCCGCTTCCAACATCACCGCAATCAGCTTTGATCTTTCCGCCAGCCTTGATGAGGCTGGTAGCATCTACTATGTTGCTCTTGCCGACGGTGCTGCAGTACCAAGTTCGGCTGATGTAAAGGCTGCTACGGCTGCTGGCGGCGGTTCTGCACTGGCGTCTGGGAATGCGGCAGCTACATCCGACCCATAC contains:
- a CDS encoding ATP-binding protein, whose translation is MDFEKFLEKITQAKTPRQALSEAQQYLSTWGVVGIAYAGRHIPQPFLYSGRELTRWSERYLDQDYISIDPVVIATRHSLLPIEWCAFKPLDWFNDAQRTLFAEAAAHGQENGLLIPFREEAGGVAVVAYFFGTNPPVTDSERKALLIMTALYLHERVKVSPLASTIATAQHSLSLREMECFAGVQAGQTYAQIGKKLGITERTVTFHLHNGRDKLGASTVTHAITMALQQGLLSNNASHNSSEKPLRSDETIFPSKNSTLSPTDLAMTQWKVSQMSEMISAIAHHWRQPLTVISLSIQNILEEYKANELTAASLEEISAIALASVGKMSQTIFDLTAHSYLRSGLHSTCALRETMETVCFLYPELEALQIEVTGYFLKQRPKPVHLWRAGNRRLMVNLPMAGLRQVIFNLIANARDAIIAKRRVTAHNFAGAIRIKIKVINDFVAISVEDNGGGIQHGALKRIFEPFFTTKERCVGTGIISGSGLGLYQAKLIVEAQAGGTIYAKNGTNGAVITIALPIAENRQ